A genomic stretch from Sulfurihydrogenibium azorense Az-Fu1 includes:
- the leuS gene encoding leucine--tRNA ligase gives MEYRFEEIERQYLEKWEEEKIFKSVENNDKQNKYYVLEMFPYPSGKIHMGHVRNYAIGDVINRYYRMTGKNTLHPMGWDAFGMPAENAAIKSGIHPAKWTYENIDYMKSQLKRLGFSYDWDREIATCNPDYYKWNQWLFLKMFEKGIAYRKSALVNWCPHDLTVLANEQVIDGKCWRCGTQVVQKEIPSWYLKITDYAEKLLQDLEKLKGKWPSQVLTMQENWIGKSIGATIKFKIKDSDEYLEVFTTRPDTLYGVTFMAVAPENPIVLKLSENTPYQEEVKKFVEKIKSLSTKERSIVEEKEGVFTGRYAINPLTGEEVPIYAANYILWGYAAGAIMAVPAHDQRDYEFAKKYNLPIKQVIKPVDKDWDFEKGAYEEEGILINSGEFSGLTSSQAKEKITQLLEEKGIGKKTVNYKLRDWNISRQRYWGTPIPIIYCESCGIVPVPEKDLPVVLPQNVEFTGMGGNPLSKVEEFVNTTCPKCGKPAKRETDTMDTFVDSSWYFLRYCDPKNEEKPFDKEKVNYWMPVDIYIGGIEHAVLHLLYSRFFTKFLKDIGLVDFDEPFEKLLTQGMVLKKWISIEKFLEILGLNEESTVEELKEKIKQFKQ, from the coding sequence ATGGAGTACAGATTTGAAGAAATAGAAAGACAATATTTAGAAAAATGGGAAGAAGAAAAAATTTTTAAATCTGTAGAAAATAACGACAAACAAAACAAGTACTATGTCCTTGAGATGTTTCCTTACCCTTCCGGAAAAATACATATGGGACATGTAAGAAACTATGCAATAGGGGACGTTATCAATAGATACTATAGAATGACAGGTAAAAACACACTACACCCCATGGGATGGGACGCTTTTGGAATGCCTGCAGAAAACGCAGCAATAAAGAGTGGCATCCACCCAGCTAAATGGACCTACGAAAACATAGACTACATGAAATCCCAGTTAAAAAGACTTGGTTTTTCTTACGACTGGGATAGAGAAATAGCAACATGTAATCCAGACTACTACAAATGGAATCAGTGGCTATTTTTAAAGATGTTTGAAAAGGGTATAGCTTACAGAAAATCAGCCCTTGTTAACTGGTGTCCCCACGACCTTACAGTTTTGGCAAACGAACAAGTAATAGATGGTAAATGCTGGAGATGTGGTACTCAGGTAGTCCAAAAAGAAATCCCATCATGGTACTTAAAAATAACAGATTACGCAGAAAAGTTGCTCCAAGACTTAGAAAAGCTAAAAGGTAAATGGCCTTCTCAAGTTTTAACAATGCAAGAAAACTGGATAGGAAAATCTATAGGTGCTACTATTAAATTTAAAATAAAAGATAGTGACGAATACTTAGAAGTATTTACAACAAGACCGGATACTTTATACGGAGTAACTTTTATGGCAGTTGCTCCTGAAAATCCTATCGTTTTAAAATTATCAGAAAACACACCATACCAAGAGGAAGTTAAAAAATTCGTTGAAAAAATAAAATCTCTATCTACAAAAGAAAGGTCTATCGTAGAAGAAAAAGAAGGTGTATTTACAGGAAGATACGCTATAAATCCTCTAACTGGAGAAGAAGTTCCCATTTACGCAGCAAACTACATACTGTGGGGTTATGCAGCAGGTGCTATAATGGCAGTACCTGCCCATGACCAGAGAGACTACGAATTTGCTAAAAAGTATAACCTACCTATAAAACAAGTTATAAAACCTGTAGATAAAGACTGGGACTTTGAAAAGGGAGCATACGAAGAAGAAGGAATACTTATAAACTCAGGGGAGTTTTCAGGGTTAACCTCATCTCAAGCAAAAGAAAAAATAACACAACTGTTAGAGGAAAAAGGTATAGGCAAAAAAACTGTAAACTACAAACTTAGAGACTGGAACATATCCAGACAAAGATACTGGGGAACACCTATTCCTATTATTTACTGTGAATCCTGTGGGATAGTACCTGTACCAGAAAAAGACCTGCCAGTAGTACTACCTCAAAATGTAGAGTTTACAGGTATGGGAGGTAATCCTTTATCAAAGGTTGAAGAGTTTGTAAATACAACTTGTCCAAAATGTGGTAAACCTGCAAAAAGAGAAACAGACACTATGGATACATTTGTAGACAGCTCTTGGTACTTTTTAAGGTACTGTGACCCTAAAAATGAAGAAAAACCTTTTGATAAAGAAAAGGTGAACTACTGGATGCCAGTAGATATATACATAGGAGGCATAGAACACGCCGTCTTACACCTTCTTTACTCAAGATTTTTTACAAAGTTTTTAAAAGATATAGGTTTAGTGGACTTTGATGAACCATTTGAAAAACTCTTAACTCAAGGAATGGTACTTAAAAAGTGGATAAGTATAGAAAAATTCTTAGAGATTTTAGGATTAAACGAAGAATCTACAGTAGAAGAGTTAAAAGAAAAAATAAAACAATTTAAGCAATGA
- a CDS encoding cysteine desulfurase family protein, whose translation MIYFDNAATSPVLPEILDSLKTLYEEYYANPSSIHKEGQKARNLIEKSRYGISQYIGCNADEIIFTSCATESNNLAIIGLAESYPEKDHIITTPIEHKSVLMPLKHLSSKGYKVDFVKVDKNGIVDLDHLKSLINNKTLLVCVIHGNNETGVLQDLENIGKVCKEKDVFFFTDVVQSFCKEDIPLQYIDMFSISGHKINAPKSIGMLYKKEGIKLTPIIFGGGQERGLRSGTESPQLIHSLFIAIEYWNKNKDRLVNHLKSIKDLFEEKLTQSVEEIEIVSKDIKRLPNISNIIFPKIDAQSLIMALDTEGVAVSSGSACSSGTPTPSHVLKAYGYTDKQALSSIRFSFGIFNTVQEVEVTVEKITNIYRDLRSFF comes from the coding sequence ATGATATACTTTGATAATGCTGCAACCTCTCCGGTTCTACCGGAGATTTTAGACTCTTTAAAAACTCTTTACGAAGAGTACTACGCAAATCCAAGTTCCATACACAAAGAAGGACAGAAAGCCAGAAACCTAATAGAAAAAAGTAGGTACGGAATATCTCAGTATATAGGTTGTAATGCTGATGAGATAATCTTCACATCTTGTGCCACAGAAAGTAATAACCTAGCCATCATAGGACTTGCAGAGAGCTATCCAGAAAAAGACCACATTATTACAACCCCCATAGAACACAAATCAGTTTTAATGCCCCTTAAACACCTATCGTCAAAAGGCTACAAAGTAGACTTTGTTAAAGTAGATAAAAACGGCATTGTAGACTTAGACCACTTAAAAAGTCTAATAAACAACAAAACACTACTGGTTTGTGTTATCCATGGGAATAACGAGACAGGTGTATTACAAGACTTAGAGAATATAGGGAAAGTATGTAAAGAAAAAGATGTTTTCTTTTTCACCGATGTAGTTCAGTCATTCTGTAAAGAAGATATACCTCTACAGTATATAGACATGTTCTCTATATCCGGTCATAAAATAAACGCACCAAAATCTATAGGAATGTTGTATAAAAAAGAAGGTATAAAACTAACTCCTATCATTTTCGGAGGAGGTCAAGAAAGAGGTTTAAGGTCAGGAACAGAAAGTCCTCAGCTGATACACTCACTCTTTATAGCCATAGAGTACTGGAACAAAAACAAAGATAGATTAGTAAACCATTTAAAGAGCATAAAAGACTTATTTGAAGAAAAGTTAACTCAAAGTGTAGAAGAAATTGAAATAGTAAGTAAAGACATTAAAAGACTTCCCAACATATCAAACATTATCTTTCCAAAGATAGACGCCCAAAGTCTAATAATGGCTTTAGATACGGAAGGTGTAGCTGTTTCATCAGGGTCGGCTTGCTCGTCAGGAACTCCTACTCCTTCCCACGTTTTAAAGGCTTACGGGTATACTGACAAACAAGCCTTATCTTCAATTAGATTTTCATTTGGTATTTTTAACACAGTCCAAGAAGTAGAAGTTACAGTAGAAAAAATAACAAACATTTACAGAGACTTAAGGTCTTTCTTTTAA